One stretch of Phocoena phocoena chromosome 10, mPhoPho1.1, whole genome shotgun sequence DNA includes these proteins:
- the HEMK1 gene encoding MTRF1L release factor glutamine methyltransferase gives MLRALLSGLGWRGGIWGCTFSSQQPHLPPARMLNATELVSHWTVVFEKRGIPEARESSEYIVAHVLGAKTFQSLRPGLWTQPLTPWQLQYVQELSSYRLQRMPVQYILGEWDFQGLSLKMAPPVFIPRPETEELVEWVLEEVTQGPRVVGAQGGPLILEVGCGSGAISLSLLSKLPQSRVIAVDKGEAAICLAHENAQRLRLQDRIRIIPFDVTLDGSWAHLLPWGPVDLVVSNPPYVFHRDMEKLAPEILSYEDPLALDGGEEGMDIITHILALAPRLLKDSGSIFLEVDPRHPELVGSWLQSQPDLSLNLVAVRRDFCGR, from the exons ATGCTGAGGGCCCTCCTGTCtggcctggggtggaggggaggcatTTGGGGCTGCACCTTCAGCTCACAGCAACCCCATCTGCCTCCGGCTCGGATGTTGAATGCCACAGAACTGGTCAGCCACTGGACAGTAGTCTTTGAGAAAAGGGGCATCCCTGAGGCCCGGGAATCCAGTGAGTACATCGTGGCTCACGTCCTTGGAGCCAAAACA TTTCAGAGCCTGAGGCCAGGACTTTGGACCCAGCCCCTGACCCCTTGGCAGTTACAGTATGTCCAGGAGCTGAGTAGCTACCGATTGCAAAG GATGCCTGTGCAGTACATCCTTGGTGAGTGGGACTTTCAGGGCCTCAGTCTGAAGATGGCACCCCCAGTGTTTATCCCTCGGCCAGAAACAGAG GAGCTGGTTGAATGGGTGCTGGAGGAGGTGACCCAAGGGCCCCGTGTGGTGGGAGCTCAAGGTGGCCCACTCATCCTGGAGGTGGGCTGTGGATCAGGAGCCATTTCCCTCAGCCTGCTGAGCAAGCTCCCCCAG AGCCGAGTCATTGCTGTGGACAAGGGAGAAGCCGCCATCTGCCTGGCCCATGAGAATGCTCAGAG GCTTCGGTTGCAGGACAGGATTCGGATCATCCCCTTCGATGTGACCTTAG ATGGGAGCTGGGCACATCTTCTACCCTGGGGCCCTGTGGACCTGGTCGTCAGCAACCCTCCCTACGTCTTCCACCGGGACATGGAGAAGCTGGCCCCTGAGATCCTCAG CTATGAAGATCCACTAGCCCTGGACGGTGGGGAGGAGGGCATGGACATCATTACCCACATCCTGGCCCTGGCACCTCGGCTCCTGAAGGACTCTGG AAGCATCTTCTTGGAAGTGGACCCAAGACACCCAGAGCTCGTCGGCAGCTGGCTTCAGAGCCAGCCTGACCTGTCCCTCAATCTTGTGGCTGTGCGCAGGGACTTCTGTGGGAGGTGA